A single Gopherus flavomarginatus isolate rGopFla2 chromosome 17, rGopFla2.mat.asm, whole genome shotgun sequence DNA region contains:
- the GLE1 gene encoding mRNA export factor GLE1 isoform X1 — protein sequence MPSERYRWETLEALKGSSKGQLSYSRDWLLRGEDILEGCRSPPKLSSYSGWVLDQVISQSLQETPLSRSSTPNESIPPTDDQLPSLAKTTSPASQLGSSPLSSAVPSETKGNEDLSLLETDHEVHLMVLPSKVTEVEGCIWMYEEVHRLKGKEELRQRQEQQEQVVRAVSDMASEQLKRFDELKELKQHQEYQDLQEVMEKSSREAQGQQEKLKEEHRHRAKILNLKLREAEQQRQRQEELERLRKEEGQERLRRLYSIQEEVLQLNQQIDPNYRHKDLPRIDLSGFSNRGNQICGLVSGLIRTTSERGFPTQVDVANTERALQEMRGLISSMQQEIATALEEKRKQDEEEERERQKELQKQEQLKAQTPVPAQHPRGKEQKEVLGLQVKAEESTMQWYQQLQDASDQCVASFSGLTDCKDNQVKHIRMDLQKAASIPVSQISSIAGSQLREIFDKINTLLSGKSVQSGGRTVSVTQHPQGLDFVYYKLAEKFVKQGEEEVASHHEAAFPIAVVASGIWELHPRVGDLILAHLHRKCPYSVPFYPAFKEGTPIEEYQRILGYQVKDSMVEQQDNFLKRMSGMIRLYAAIIQLRWPYGNKQVSHPHGLAHGWRWLAQMLNMEPLSDVTATLLFDFLEVCGNALMKHYQVQFWKMLLLIREDYFHRIEAITISGQMGSLMRLKQFLEKCLQRKEIPLPKGYLSSSFWRS from the exons ATGCCGTCGGAGCGGTATCGCTGGGAGACCCTGGAGGCGCTGAAGGGCTCCAGCAAGGGGCAGCTGAGCTACTCGCGGGACTGGCTGCTGCGGGGTGAG gatattTTGGAAGGATGCAGGTCCCCTCCCAAGTTGTCGTCCTACTCTGGCTGGGTGCTGGATCAAGTGATCTCCCAGTCTCTGCAGGAAACACCTCTCTCCCGAAGTTCAACACCCAATGAATCCATTCCCCCTACAGACGACCAGTTGCCCTCCCTTGCAAAGACCACTTCTCCTGCCAGCCAGCTGGGCTCCTCACCACTTTCATCTGCAGTACCCAGTGAAACAAAG GGCAATGAAGATCTTAGTCTGCTGGAGACAGACCATGAAGTCCATCTTATGGTTCTACCATCTAAAGTTACAGAAGTGGAAGGCTGCATATGGATGTACGAGGAGGTCCATAGGTTGAAAGGAAAG GAGGAGCTCAGGCAGCGGCAGGAGCAGCAAGAGCAGGTGGTGAGGGCGGTTTCTGATATGGCGAGTGAGCAGCTGAAACGCTTTGATGAGCTGAAGGAATTAAAACAGCACCAGGAATACCAGGACCTGCAGGAAGTGATGGAGAAGAG CTCCAGGGAGGCCCAGGGTCAGCAGGAGAAGTTGAAAGAGGAACATCGACACAGAGCAAAG attTTAAACCTGAAACTTCGTGAAGCAGAACAGCAGCGTCAGCGTCAGGAGGAGTTGGAGCGTCTGCGCAAGGAAGAAGGCCAGGAAAGGTTGCGTCGCCTCTATTCCATCCAGGAAGAGGTGCTGCAGCTTAACCAACAGATTGACCCCAACTACAGACATAAAGACTTGCCAAGGATAGATCTCTCTGGGTTCAGTAACCGTGGCAACCAGATCTGCGGGCTCGTGTCAGGGCTCATTCGCACCACTAGTGAG AGAGGTTTCCCTACTCAGGTAGATGTAGCCAACACTGAGCGAGCACTGCAGGAAATGCGAGGGTTAATATCTAGCATGCAACAAGAAATTGCCACCGCTTTGGAAGAGAAAAGGAAGCAGGAtgaagaagaggagagagagaggcagaaggaGTTACAGAAACAAGAACAGCTGAAGGCCCAGACTCCAGTCCCTGCACAACATCCGCGGGGAAAAGAGCAGAAGGAAG TATTAGGACTTCAGGTTAAGGCAGAGGAGAGCACAATGCAGTGGTACCAGCAATTGCAGGATGCCTCTGATCAGTGTGTTGCTTCCTTTAGTGGATTGACTGACTGCAAAGACAATCAG GTGAAGCATATCAGAATGGATCTCCAGAAAGCAGCCAGCATTCCTGTGAGCCAGATTTCTTCCATAGCAG GCTCTCAGCTAAGAGAGATATTTGACAAAATCAATACCCTTCTCTCTGGAAAGTCTGTTCAGTCTGGAGGACGAACTGTGTCGGTGACTCAACATCCACAGGGTCTGGATTTTGTTTAttacaaactggcagagaaatTTGTG AAACAAGGAGAGGAGGAAGTGGCTTCTCACCACGAGGCGGCTTTCCCAATTGCTGTGGTGGCTTCAGGAATCTGGGAATTACACCCCAGGGTGGGAGACCTCATTTTAGCTCACCTGCACAGAAAGTGCCCCTACTCTGTACCATTTTATCCTGCGTTCAAGGAGGGGACTCCCATAGAAGAATATCAGAG GATACTTGGTTATCAAGTTAAGGATTCCATGGTAGAGCAGCAGGATAATTTTCTTAAACGGATGTCTGGAATGATCCGTCTTTACGCTGCTATCATTCAACTACGGTGGCCTTATGGAAACAAACAAGTG AGTCACCCTCATGGGCTGGCCCATGGATGGCGCTGGCTGGCTCAAATGTTGAACATGGAGCCTCTCTCTGATGTGACAGCTACGCTTCTCTTTGATTTCTTAGAG GTGTGTGGCAATGCACTCATGAAACACTACCAGGTCCAGTTCTGGAAGATGCTGCTACTTATCCGAGAAGACTATTTTCACAG GATTGAAGCAATCACCATTTCTGGACAGATGGGCTCTTTAATGCGGCTTAAGCAATTCTTGGAG aAATGTTTGCAGCGGAAGGAAATTCCTTTACCAAAGGGTTATCTGTCTTCTTCCTTCTGGAGGTCATAA
- the GLE1 gene encoding mRNA export factor GLE1 isoform X2, producing MSLEDFHYPKFDPAGSTSALIPSSDILEGCRSPPKLSSYSGWVLDQVISQSLQETPLSRSSTPNESIPPTDDQLPSLAKTTSPASQLGSSPLSSAVPSETKGNEDLSLLETDHEVHLMVLPSKVTEVEGCIWMYEEVHRLKGKEELRQRQEQQEQVVRAVSDMASEQLKRFDELKELKQHQEYQDLQEVMEKSSREAQGQQEKLKEEHRHRAKILNLKLREAEQQRQRQEELERLRKEEGQERLRRLYSIQEEVLQLNQQIDPNYRHKDLPRIDLSGFSNRGNQICGLVSGLIRTTSERGFPTQVDVANTERALQEMRGLISSMQQEIATALEEKRKQDEEEERERQKELQKQEQLKAQTPVPAQHPRGKEQKEVLGLQVKAEESTMQWYQQLQDASDQCVASFSGLTDCKDNQVKHIRMDLQKAASIPVSQISSIAGSQLREIFDKINTLLSGKSVQSGGRTVSVTQHPQGLDFVYYKLAEKFVKQGEEEVASHHEAAFPIAVVASGIWELHPRVGDLILAHLHRKCPYSVPFYPAFKEGTPIEEYQRILGYQVKDSMVEQQDNFLKRMSGMIRLYAAIIQLRWPYGNKQVSHPHGLAHGWRWLAQMLNMEPLSDVTATLLFDFLEVCGNALMKHYQVQFWKMLLLIREDYFHRIEAITISGQMGSLMRLKQFLEKCLQRKEIPLPKGYLSSSFWRS from the exons atgtccctggaggatttccactacCCTAAATTTGACCCAGCAGGATCAacttcagcgctaatcccctcgtcg gatattTTGGAAGGATGCAGGTCCCCTCCCAAGTTGTCGTCCTACTCTGGCTGGGTGCTGGATCAAGTGATCTCCCAGTCTCTGCAGGAAACACCTCTCTCCCGAAGTTCAACACCCAATGAATCCATTCCCCCTACAGACGACCAGTTGCCCTCCCTTGCAAAGACCACTTCTCCTGCCAGCCAGCTGGGCTCCTCACCACTTTCATCTGCAGTACCCAGTGAAACAAAG GGCAATGAAGATCTTAGTCTGCTGGAGACAGACCATGAAGTCCATCTTATGGTTCTACCATCTAAAGTTACAGAAGTGGAAGGCTGCATATGGATGTACGAGGAGGTCCATAGGTTGAAAGGAAAG GAGGAGCTCAGGCAGCGGCAGGAGCAGCAAGAGCAGGTGGTGAGGGCGGTTTCTGATATGGCGAGTGAGCAGCTGAAACGCTTTGATGAGCTGAAGGAATTAAAACAGCACCAGGAATACCAGGACCTGCAGGAAGTGATGGAGAAGAG CTCCAGGGAGGCCCAGGGTCAGCAGGAGAAGTTGAAAGAGGAACATCGACACAGAGCAAAG attTTAAACCTGAAACTTCGTGAAGCAGAACAGCAGCGTCAGCGTCAGGAGGAGTTGGAGCGTCTGCGCAAGGAAGAAGGCCAGGAAAGGTTGCGTCGCCTCTATTCCATCCAGGAAGAGGTGCTGCAGCTTAACCAACAGATTGACCCCAACTACAGACATAAAGACTTGCCAAGGATAGATCTCTCTGGGTTCAGTAACCGTGGCAACCAGATCTGCGGGCTCGTGTCAGGGCTCATTCGCACCACTAGTGAG AGAGGTTTCCCTACTCAGGTAGATGTAGCCAACACTGAGCGAGCACTGCAGGAAATGCGAGGGTTAATATCTAGCATGCAACAAGAAATTGCCACCGCTTTGGAAGAGAAAAGGAAGCAGGAtgaagaagaggagagagagaggcagaaggaGTTACAGAAACAAGAACAGCTGAAGGCCCAGACTCCAGTCCCTGCACAACATCCGCGGGGAAAAGAGCAGAAGGAAG TATTAGGACTTCAGGTTAAGGCAGAGGAGAGCACAATGCAGTGGTACCAGCAATTGCAGGATGCCTCTGATCAGTGTGTTGCTTCCTTTAGTGGATTGACTGACTGCAAAGACAATCAG GTGAAGCATATCAGAATGGATCTCCAGAAAGCAGCCAGCATTCCTGTGAGCCAGATTTCTTCCATAGCAG GCTCTCAGCTAAGAGAGATATTTGACAAAATCAATACCCTTCTCTCTGGAAAGTCTGTTCAGTCTGGAGGACGAACTGTGTCGGTGACTCAACATCCACAGGGTCTGGATTTTGTTTAttacaaactggcagagaaatTTGTG AAACAAGGAGAGGAGGAAGTGGCTTCTCACCACGAGGCGGCTTTCCCAATTGCTGTGGTGGCTTCAGGAATCTGGGAATTACACCCCAGGGTGGGAGACCTCATTTTAGCTCACCTGCACAGAAAGTGCCCCTACTCTGTACCATTTTATCCTGCGTTCAAGGAGGGGACTCCCATAGAAGAATATCAGAG GATACTTGGTTATCAAGTTAAGGATTCCATGGTAGAGCAGCAGGATAATTTTCTTAAACGGATGTCTGGAATGATCCGTCTTTACGCTGCTATCATTCAACTACGGTGGCCTTATGGAAACAAACAAGTG AGTCACCCTCATGGGCTGGCCCATGGATGGCGCTGGCTGGCTCAAATGTTGAACATGGAGCCTCTCTCTGATGTGACAGCTACGCTTCTCTTTGATTTCTTAGAG GTGTGTGGCAATGCACTCATGAAACACTACCAGGTCCAGTTCTGGAAGATGCTGCTACTTATCCGAGAAGACTATTTTCACAG GATTGAAGCAATCACCATTTCTGGACAGATGGGCTCTTTAATGCGGCTTAAGCAATTCTTGGAG aAATGTTTGCAGCGGAAGGAAATTCCTTTACCAAAGGGTTATCTGTCTTCTTCCTTCTGGAGGTCATAA